From the Glycine max cultivar Williams 82 chromosome 11, Glycine_max_v4.0, whole genome shotgun sequence genome, the window AGAGAGTAGTACTTTATAATCCCCTTCTTGAATCATCTTAACTGTAGAAAAACAAATGCAGTAATTTTTATTGGGTTTAattacttttagtttttatataatttataattctttaacggtgttaaaaaaatttaaggacatacactttcaaaaattaaaatataaattttaggattaaaaaatctacttattaaatataaaaactaaaatagataagtttaaaaaggataataattaaataaataattaattttttttttcataaatatttttaatttttaacaaagatattgaataaaaagtataattaatatttaacgtATAAAAAAGTACCGTATGCATTAAAAAGATTTTGCAAAActactttttttaaagaaattttacaaaaactTCTAAACTTGTTTAATAGGTATGTCAATTTTCAACATTagtcaaaattatttatgagtTGGACTATGTTCggcaaattattaaaaaaattagttaaaagttcaaaaattaattgataattaaaaattaatttattaaattataaacatgcaattaaattaatttttgaaataattaaaaattataaaataacaaaatattattttaaaaaaataattaagaaattagataaatatactgaatataaatataaaaattataaaaagttaaaaagtagaatataatgttttaaacaaaatttaaaactactagataatttttttaactaataaaaaaactaaaactaattgaAATATTGCCTTTGAttacttataaattatattttttcatacacaTACATTAAAAGGTCAGATCAAACTCTTAAACACTTAACATTAAATATCTATCCATAAAAAGAAACAGATTTAATATGTTGGTaggtttcttctctttttttttttgaaatttttgtagtttgtaattaaacttaaaagtttatgattgatttttttatcttttacaatTTTCGCAATTAGATTTCTAAAGTTAGTTTATGATGacctgaaataaaaaaaaaattatgacaattttactaattttaatgaCACGATTACATATTATTACTttagtttaaactttaaagatctatttaaaaactaaaaaattgggAGACTTACCGATATATTACAAAATCGTATATCTCAAAATTATAGCATTATCATATTTACGtaattaaaaacacattttgatTACGTAAATATGATAATGCTATAATTTTgagatatatgatttttttatttggtattaACAGAATTATTCAAACTATTTTAAGAGAATATAGATTATGTTATTTAAGATCCTaaataaagtttagaaaaattataaaatatatccattattgtttcattttagttttagtctattctctttatatttcaatcttattttatgttatttcatttattacatttgtaatttatttcctctaaatttatttacCTCACAAGTTTGTTtcgtaagaagaagaaaaaataggtGAAATACGgtgaataaaaatagaaagaaaaacggAAATATAgactgaaataaaataaaaataaaagtctctatTAAGTTCTTTAGTTtggtttatattttgaaaacatttttaacCTATCTGATTTAAATTAATCCAATTAGAATTGGATTAATTTCGTTTGAATGatcaagttttatatatatatatatatatatatatatatatatatatatatatatatataaatcattatattttttaaattcaacttgaatcttaaaaatgttatatatagcaacaaaaacaaatagtaTGGTAGTAATAATAAGTAAATGTCGTGGAAACTTGTTCCGTTTTCTAAAAAGAAAAGTTGGTATTTTGGTGGTGAAGCATGAGGAGGAAGAAAGAGCCCACGGTGACAGAATCAAAAGACACTGACCGTACATGAGGGATAAGACAACGTTTGTTTGTTCACGGAAAATGAATGGCCAGGACGTGGGAGAATAGTTCTGAGTTCAAACTTTTCTGAGTTAAAATTCTTTagcaccaataaaaaaataattttattctttaaatatataaattagtgatggattaatatttgaaaaaataaaaattttgatttatttttcaaatgtgtAAGAGTGTGATGATTTTATCTCATATACAATTAGACATtgagatttaaaatttaacaattaatttatcatttattttataacataatataattattataactttTGCATATTCATAAAtggaatttttgtttttctacggattaaattgttattaatttatatatttagaaattaaaataattatttaaaaaaaaataaattttaaattttatcatttaattactattattttataaattttatctcttaatttttttttccacaaatCTCATGGcttaaagtttttaattttcgtGCATTTTCtcatataagtttatttttcacaaatttaTCACCCAGCTTTTTAATTTTGCACACTTTGTCATTCTGTTGATAATGAACTGATGTTGTTTTACAAGCATGTATCaataatatattcaaaaattaaaattttaagtgataaaatttataaaattagacttatatgataaaatgtgtaagtagaaaataaaaatctgaCACCGTTACTGAACTAATAATGATTAACTAACACAGTGTTACTGTGTACTTATAGAACGTTCATGTACCTGTAATTATCTTATagtatttttaaagttaaaattatattttttttttgaaaaatccacCGAGATTGAACTAACAAAGAAAAGAGTTTAAATAGCTTATGccaaagttgaaaaattcaaatttcattatCATTATCCTCGTATGCAACAGTAAATTACACTAGCtagtaaagttttttttttttttttttgacagataCTGGTTAGTAAAGTTTAAACTAATTattacataaatataatttgtacaatttattatactatttagtaactttcatttaaatttggtaaaaaaaaaaaaactttcaatgaaataattttatcttaaaacaaATCATTAAATCGAAAAGTTCTTTTCATATCAATCATATTTACGAAATTTTATAGTAATGCAAAATTATTTAAGACTAGTACctcatttttataaagaaaacataCATGAAAACACATCATTATATATTGAACATGTTtatataaacatgaaaacaaaaattgagtttatataaattttactatttctatttcaaaatgtaagtaattttaaagaacaaactatttttcacttttatattatcttatataccaaattaaaaaaaaaaagatatgaagatattttaacgttatattttctttatgcaTTTTTcactaaatgaaataaaaggatGTATTAATAGAGTAAGAGAGACAGATAGTCTTAATTAAATTTGGCCATATTTAATATAACTTCCTAGTGGTTACAGTATATTACAGTTTGAATGGGTAATTTTTCCGTAACATGGAGAATAGAGGGAGGTGAGTAATTGGGGTATCAGTATAGTACAAAGCTACAACAAAAGTGCAAATCTTGAAGAAGCTGACTACTGGAATAGCCACCTAATCACCGTAGACCGTAGGCTTGAAAGGCTAGTCTCACAATAATGCACGTCTACATATagatattttgcaaaaaagtaCATAGTATAAgacatattattaataattttatattctagCTTTATAAttactttcttttgtttttccttttgatttttttatttatttatcaagatCTAAggaccatttatttattttagaaatcaaagaTATGTCTccattaattttctatttagaaaaacaaaattaaaaaatatgataaacttGAACAATATGTGTGGGTGAGtatttatgtatataattttccccctaaaaaatgtatataattttaaatcatcttattttcacttttacgTTTGCAAAATTTATAAACTTACTTTTGTACCCTGAATTAGAGTCGAAAAATGCCAAAAATTTTGCCaaataaattgcaaaattttcaaCCTCATGTTTTGCGTCACAAATCCGTAGTAACAACTTTATTTATCCACTGCGTACGAATTTGTTACattctataaattattttaattttaaaattacttttaaatttatttatatttttataaattttgttttaattaacttcataaatataaattacatttaaaattatcaatattgaattttttactGCAATATtgaatacttttatatatttaaaaatcacaacatttcatatattacatttaataaatatagtatTTAATGATCTTGTTCAAGTCTCTCTCTTTATGCATGTATATGGTGAAAACGGACACTCGGCAGAGGTACAGCACCTTTTAATATATGATTCGATTAATTTATTTCTACAAATGACCATTCATTTTCTTGACAacttttgaaaaagaaagattaatctctggaaaaaaaatgtcattttttaaatatatgggcttgattactttaaaaaaaatgccctCGATTGACTTTCTTATTTTGGAGCATGCGTATAGATTTTGCAGATTTTCTCTCTTGGTTTGAAAATGTTGGCCCCACGTTAGGTAGGAGATCGAAGATAAAAGGTTAATTTTGACTGTTTAAGATTTTATAAGTtttcataaagtttttcaatTTACACCTACGTCGTAATTAAAGTGTGGGTTGTGAAGAGTTTGGGACAAGACAAGGTTTGAATATCTGTTTTGTTAGTCTCTCCATTTGTATGTCCAGATCAAAGGAAAATCCATCCTTTCCAGAGTGAAAACTCCTCTCTCCTTTTTAGGATTTTATTATTGCATAACTTACTTTTAACCCAAAAAGTGAGGTTAAAGTTTATGGATAATAGTTACAAGCCATTATTGAAACAACGAACGAACGAactgttattttatttcattcgtTCCTAGATAAGATATCTACATACATACATGTTTcatatgttgttgttgttgtcgccaCAAATTTTCTGGTTTAGGAGGGTCGAGGAGGAGACAGTGACAGAATCGGAAATACGAAGAAACAAAAAGGACAAAAGGAAGAAGCTGTGGAacgaagagggagagaagaacgGACCACAAATGTTGGAGTTTCACCCCACTCACGAGTCACGAGACCAGCGTCACacattatgatattttttcttcGCATTCGCTGAAGTTTCAAAcctaaaaagtaaataaaaatataaaattaaattaaataataaataaaaaaatatagtgacTTTATGTTGAATTTAGACGTTAAATGTAACGGCCCATAATCGCTTTTGCAATCATTGTAGCACTGCTTAGCTTCATTCACCCTTCTTCTCACTTCCCATTCCAAAccaacaccaacaacaaaaccACCTTCTCAACCGGAATCTTCACACTCCCCACCAAATCTCATCAACCCCTCTTTTCGATCGCACCTACGGTAATATAAACTACCCACTATGCTATCTCGTTCACCACCACACTTGCACACATAATCTTCTTTCTTATTCTttccttattattattttgtaagtagttttcttttcctataaataaattCAAGGTGCTTGTGTTTCTTGAGATATAAAGTGAATTGGGTGATTAAAGGAGAAGAGAAGTGGAAAATATCGTGATTTCGATCACtgcaaacaaaaaaactaataattaatggCTAATATTTGtcgaaaaaaaaacatgctcgtgtttcttgtttcttgttccTTGTTTAGTTTCAGCGTATGCACCACTCTCAAGGTGTTTCCTTCTTAAGCTTTTGTTACCTTTTTTTAAAGGAAGTTGTGAGTTGTTGGAACTTGGACTCCTACTAGATCCGTTGGAGTTGGAGGGGTGGATCAAAAGCTAGGGTTTCACTAGCTGGTGTGCTTTTACGTATCCCGTGAGAGCTTTAActtgttcttgttttttttttttggggtacTTGCTTAGGTTTTACGGGTTGGGTGAGTTATATTATGTGAGTGGGTGCTTCGTCTTCAATCTTACCGACACATAGATTGGGAGGGTGTTGGTTGCACTGTTCGGTTTTGGTGGTTGGAATAGTTAGAAGCTTGCTATCTCTCgtgctttcttttgtttttgcacaaaaacaagcacaagtagctttattaattaatttcacgatattattgaataataataaattaatcaactCTACCTCTTCTCCTAGTACAACTAAACGAAAACGAAGCTCTATGTCAATCGGGTTCTTCattaacactttttttcttcttctttcatgaTATTCTTGTAAATATTTCgtgtttgaagtttgaacctAATTTGCTGCAGCGTGTCTGTagtataattttagtttaatttcaattttgcgtcgaaattatgttaataaaaactattattattattattattattattattattattattattaaactatATGTACTCGTGACAAATAAGGTGGTGATGGTTGTGCCTCGATGCAGgagagggtttttttttttactattattagtattttttttttgtttctaatttcgttgttttctctctctcttatgcGTGATGCAGATATTCACTTGTGATGGGGCTTCCTGGGTGATCGTTAAGGCATTGTTTGGGAGTGGTGGAATTAGGTGGTTGGAATGAGCAGCTTAAGGCCCGAATTGCATGTTGCGCAGCAACTTCGGCGCGACAAATTGAGGATCCAAAACAGTTCCCAACAACAACACTTGCAAGAGTTCCCCAACAACCTAGAACAGTTGTCGTTACAACCAGGGTTCAACTTGGATCTTCTTCAAGTAAGAAGCGTTCGAAATGGCAACATGCTTGATGAAGCACTTTATTCATCGGAAATGATCACTTTTCCAAACCCTTTATCTGCTCCTAGAAACCCTTTGGAGTGTCAAGAGCTTATGATGGTTCAGTATGGTTCAACTTCGTTCCCTCATTCATCATCCCCAAAGGAGCAACAATGTGAACCACGCAACTTGGGTGCTAGTTGGATGCTGAATTGtaacaacagcagcagcagcaacaacaacaacagcaacaactcCCTTTACTCTTCTGAGCTCAATAACAATGTTTCTAGTGAAATGGCCAATAGAGAAATTCAGAAGCAGTTTGGTGAAATGCAATACCctccttcttcatcttcttcgtcTCCAATTTACCATAATGCCTTGCAGGACATGGCTTATGGCGTTTGGGGAGGGAATAATCATCATGGTGAATCTGTGCTTCATTATGGAAACAACGAGTTACGCATTGGGGGTGCTAATTTATggacacataataataataatattccatTGGGTTTCAAGAAGATTAATAATGATGAACAGTTACATGACAGGAATCATACTCATCAGGGTCTATCATTGTCGCTCTCATCAaattcacaacaacaacaatccaAGCCTTGTTTTGATGAAGGGTCTGTTGTGAAATCACCCTCCTCGACCATGAAGCTGAATGCGCtttcaaacaacaacaacaacactgtTTATCGAAATGTTGGCCCTCTCGGTCCTTTCACTGGTTACGCCACGATTTTGAAGAGTTCAAGGTTCTTGAGGCCGTGCCAACAGCTGTTAGATGAATGGTGCTGTCAATCTGGTTCAAAATTTGCAAAGAGAGGGATTTGTGATGTTCCAGAGTGGGTCTCTCGAGATGTCAGTTCTGCTTCTACTTGTGCTACTGCTCTTAATGTTGATGAAAGTGCTGCAAAAGGTGGTGGCAATTCGGGTGCTTCATCCTCTGTGTTGTATTGTTCAAtcgaaaacaacaacaacaacaataataataataataataataataataataataataatagcgcTGATGGCGGAGCCGCGAGTAGCTTTTGTCTTTCTTCTCGACCAGAGTGCCAAAAGAACAAGGCAAAACTATTGTACATGCAAGAGgaggttggtgtttttttttttttttttcacactgctCATGTAGTATATATAATAGTAACCCTTCTGGTctgtttatgatttattttacttttttgtctAGTGTGTTTTTGGTATATGGCTTAATGTCTGCCAGTGATTTTTACTCGAGTAACATAGGTGAAAAAAGGCCAAATGCTTTAAAACTTCCGTGTGCAACAAGAAGTCATTTTTGGTGTGTCGGTTACTGTGGATGCAAAGCTCTTGAAAAGTTAGGTTGCAAAGATGTATACAACTAGGTTTCACGTCCTGAGAATAtggggaaaaaaatgaaattgcatattTGTGTGTTTTGTTGAATTGGATAGTTAGTTAATTTCGACGTGTCTCTAATTTTATAGCTTGTtgttttcttattcttattgGTTTGAATTGTTGGTATATGCAAAATATTATATTCCTAATTGTTGGTAATAATGCTGTTGTTCTTTTGACATTTTGGTTTCGGCTAATGCTGTTGTTTTCCTTTCCTCAAGAAGCTCTGGTCAaattaagttttgattttttactttctaattttcttttgttgtgtCTTTGTTATTGTTGCTCTCGttcttttgctttgtttttcaattttcattgttCCGGGGTGTAATTTATTTACTACCGAAAGAGTGGCTTGCCCCGCACCTTAAAAAGAAGAGTGGAAGTTAACTGACAAGGTCCAATACccatttgaattgattttggtatGTGTTCATATAGTATTTGCGTTGACGGTGTCATATAGTATTTgagttttgatattttaatttaatttgaattagttGAGAACATTCTTGTGGAATGATGAATAGATCCTTTTTGAGCTTCCTGTTATTACTGTTTTTTGTTTCTGTGTAAGATTCCATTGTGTGGACTGTGGAGTAATATGTATGTCATTTGTCATGTTATTCTTTCCTCGTTCAGTGATTAATTCATATTCTCATAATTGTTCTCTTCTTGGTACAAATATAGATATTCTCATATTTGCTTGTTAATTGAATATCTTGTCATTTTTAGGAGTCAAGTTTGTTAATTTGCTGGACTCAATCTATAATCATATCCATAAAAATATGAAGTCACAACAATGAAAATCTCCGTAAACATTTTCCAATTAATAATGAACTATGTTGATAAATAGTTGCTTgttaataactttttaatatattaactaGTTAAGTTGTTCATAGtttcaaaattagaaattagaagtaattttaagtttttcttttgtgtgtGTAATTTTCTCAAACAAATTAAGTTAATTTACCTCCGTAATTTGGAACTATTATGGAATTAAATGCATTTTTGTAAAGGGAACTAGTTAATCGTATGAAAATGACTCGAATGCTCTTGCATTGatattttttgtgctttttttccttctttgtatATTTTGAGAGAATATTAGAGAACATTCCATCCTCTGTTTCCTTGCTTGCTAATTATCCTTTCCCTACAAAATAATTGCGTTtgatacataataaattattattgctTACTGAAgagttttaaaatatactatttttcATTCACGTGCATCTACACATGTTCACCTGTTCACGCCCGCGTTGATTTAGATGCAGATGTACTCTAAAGacattcttttttgttattttttgaaataaatattctGAAGAAATTGCTCTCAACTCAATTCTCAATGCATCAAGCAGGATAGATCTTACTGTTTTTTCTTGTACCTTATTTGGTAGCATTTTGATTTAGCTGTTGAAAGAGGTGATACATAGGTTACGTTAAATTGCGGTATTTACTGTTGCAAATTGCTCTAGTTTTGAGGCAGTGGAAGATAGTGCATGCTGTGTTTTAATAGTAGGAATAAGCTTTGTTGCTCAAGATGGATGGGATTCGCTTCTTGTCATAAGCTGTTTATAAATCCTAAGTCTATATGCAAAAACAGTACTTGTAGATAATAACCTTTCAACTGTGTATATATTCCGCTTTCCGAAAGTACTTTGTTCCGAAGTCTCTAGCTAAGAAAAGAGTTTGAGGGACTATCAGGCTATTAACTTGTTCAAATTGGGTGGGTTATTAGTGGTTAGTTTTTGTCATCTACTTCAGCAcacattgaataattttttttttcctgaataaTTGTGGTTGTTAGAACAAGATACAAATATCTTGTTATCATGTGTTGTACACCACTGCTTTACAAGGCTTGCTACAACTCCccaataattatgaaatttttaagGGATGAGTTTCTGATTTTTTGGGTTTAGAATAATACAATTCTCTTGTgcttaattataatattgttagttAGAATTTATGGAGATGCTTTTAAACTTGCTGTTTTGGTTTTGTTGCACTGAGTCATGATAGGTTACTAGGAGATACAAGCAATACCATCAACAAATGCAGATGGTTGTTCAATCATTCGAGTCGGTGGCAGGTCTTAGTTTGGCTACCCCGTACGTCTCCTTGGCTCTCAAGTCAGTGTCAAAACACTTCAGGTGCCTAAAAAATGCAATCTCAGATCAACTGAAGCTTACATGTGAAGTCTTGGGAGAGGACTTTTCAATACCAACCACAAGTACTGGTAGTAAATTTGACAACAACATGGCCAGGCTAAGGTGCATGGACCaaagttttcaaaaaaacaaatctGGAGGAGCTAACATAAACTTTCTTGAGCCCCAACAACACGTATGGAGGCCCCAGAGGGGCTTACCAGAACGCTCAGTGGCAATTCTTAAAGCTTGGCTATTTGAACATTTTCTTCATCCGTATGCCCTCTTTCTCTGTGACCTAGTGTGAAACTATGAAACTTCTGTttgcccaaaagaagaaaaaggagatTAAATTATGGGTTTCTTTTGCTGTTCAATTTCATTTCAGGTACCCCACGGACACTGATAAACACATGTTGGCTACCCAAACGGGTCTATCACGAAACCAGGTTTGGAGGGTCTACTCCTTTTGAATTCATTATTATGTCTATAGTCCTTTATCTATTTGTTTGATTGAATTT encodes:
- the LOC100810379 gene encoding BEL1-like homeodomain protein 8, translated to MSSLRPELHVAQQLRRDKLRIQNSSQQQHLQEFPNNLEQLSLQPGFNLDLLQVRSVRNGNMLDEALYSSEMITFPNPLSAPRNPLECQELMMVQYGSTSFPHSSSPKEQQCEPRNLGASWMLNCNNSSSSNNNNSNNSLYSSELNNNVSSEMANREIQKQFGEMQYPPSSSSSSPIYHNALQDMAYGVWGGNNHHGESVLHYGNNELRIGGANLWTHNNNNIPLGFKKINNDEQLHDRNHTHQGLSLSLSSNSQQQQSKPCFDEGSVVKSPSSTMKLNALSNNNNNTVYRNVGPLGPFTGYATILKSSRFLRPCQQLLDEWCCQSGSKFAKRGICDVPEWVSRDVSSASTCATALNVDESAAKGGGNSGASSSVLYCSIENNNNNNNNNNNNNNNNNNSADGGAASSFCLSSRPECQKNKAKLLYMQEEVTRRYKQYHQQMQMVVQSFESVAGLSLATPYVSLALKSVSKHFRCLKNAISDQLKLTCEVLGEDFSIPTTSTGSKFDNNMARLRCMDQSFQKNKSGGANINFLEPQQHVWRPQRGLPERSVAILKAWLFEHFLHPYPTDTDKHMLATQTGLSRNQVSNWFINARVRVWKPMVEEIHMLETKGVTTEARQHHQTSSKNDQLASASEGSNNQPKSDNQPAHRFGGAHASHSHAIPEKQFQCLEMGSSSSACNEEQIGMEEDQWNQEKRSKLDCQITTTTPSMDGTVMGFMPYRRSGLEGLGSVSLTLGLRHGVEGVQQQQLQQEEELRRQFGGHMIYDFVG